The following coding sequences lie in one Arachis ipaensis cultivar K30076 chromosome B03, Araip1.1, whole genome shotgun sequence genomic window:
- the LOC107633051 gene encoding protein FAR1-RELATED SEQUENCE 9-like yields the protein MYERRHSWATTHIRGKFFAEFRTTSRCEGLHAMISRYVKSRYSYTDFLCHFHLCLMFVRAKKVEADFECAKSDPVMTTNLKQLEQSAAGNYTRAIFYLFVPILDRACAMRVVDSKDNGLYFIHTVSRYGTLGKDWRVVAMSEMSEVRCMCMRMECFGVPCEHILAVLVLNNFHEIPRSLILPRWTKDAKVVAVQSMGMIWDSVQLTQHWCLMDWYRKVCKIACHNTEKFQFARDIAMLMLKHFGNEDVADTSFLPEGPPTEGGRALARNPPRPNTKGNSANGGKKTHQCRLCWEVGHNRTTCPDRRTMESSSAVADDMDSMDTDMMG from the coding sequence ATGTACGAGAGAAGGCACAGTTGGGCCACAACACACATACGAGGAAAGTTCTTTGCCGAATTTCGCACAACATCAAGGTGCGAGGGCTTGCACGCTATGATATCACGGTATGTTAAGTCTCGATACAGTTACACTGATTTTTTATGTCATTTCCATCTATGCTTGATGTTTGTGCGTGCAAAGAAAGTGGAGGCCGATTTCGAGTGTGCAAAGAGTGACCCTGTTATGACCACCAACCTGAAACAGTTGGAGCAGAGTGCAGCCGGGAACTACACTCGGGCAATATTCTATTTGTTTGTTCCCATTCTTGACAGGGCCTGTGCAATGAGGGTGGTTGATTCTAAAGACAACGGTTTGTATTTTATTCACACCGTCTCTCGATACGGCACTCTGGGGAAGGATTGGCGTGTTGTTGCAATGTCTGAAATGAGCGAGGTCCGATGCATGTGCATGAGAATGGAATGTTTTGGGGTCCCCTGCGAACATATACTTGCGGTGCTTGTTCTTAACAATTTTCATGAGATCCCAAGGTCTCTGATATTGCCGAGATGGACCAAGGATGCAAAAGTTGTGGCGGTGCAGTCGATGGGCATGATTTGGGATTCTGTACAACTAACGCAACATTGGTGCTTGATGGATTGGTACCGGAAAGTGTGCAAAATTGCATGTCACAACACTGAAAAGTTCCAGTTTGCAAGAGATATTGCCATGCTGATGCTGAAGCACTTTGGGAACGAAGATGTAGCGGACACCAGTTTTCTACCCGAGGGGCCACCCACTGAGGGTGGCAGAGCCCTGGCACGGAATCCACCCAGGCCTAATACAAAGGGTAACAGTGCTAACGGTGGAAAGAAAACCCATCAATGTCGTTTGTGCTGGGAGGTGGGACACAATAGGACGACGTGTCCAGACCGCCGCACAATGGAGTCATCCAGCGCAGTTGCGGATGACATGGATTCGATGGACACTGACATGATGGGTTAG
- the LOC107633050 gene encoding protein FAR1-RELATED SEQUENCE 5-like encodes MSEADIEQMNDMSKGGIGVSRIYSFMASLAGGYHNVPYTTRDMHNVNAKQRREGGLDAESCLRYLRECKAKDPALYYKEVVDGEGVLQHLFWCDGTSQIDYQVFGDVVVFDATYKKNIYLSPLVVFSGVNHHNQTVVFAAVLVADEK; translated from the coding sequence ATGAGCGAAGCGGACATCGAGCAGATGAATGACATGAGCAAAGGGGGCATTGGCGTTTCGCGAATCTACAGTTTTATGGCGAGCCTAGCCGGCGGGTATCATAATGTCCCGTACACAACAAGGGACATGCACAATGTAAATGCGAAGCAACGAAGGGAGGGTGGCCTAGATGCAGAATCGTGCTTAAGGTATCTCCGAGAGTGCAAGGCAAAAGATCCAGCACTGTACTACAAAGAAGTTGTTGACGGGGAGGGCGTGTTACAACATTTGTTTTGGTGTGACGGCACCAGCCAAATTGATTACCAGGTATTTGGAGACGTGGTTGTATTTGATGCAACGTACAAGAAAAACATTTACCTTTCACCTCTTGTAGTATTCTCCGGTGTGAATCACCACAACCAAACGGTTGTCTTTGCCGCTGTACTGGTGGCAGACGAGAAATAA
- the LOC107630416 gene encoding uncharacterized protein LOC107630416 — protein sequence MASLTPGILLKLLQAMNSNTRVTGDHRSALLQVIGIVPALAAGQDLWSSRGFYIQLSDSLNSTYVILPDPDSDLILSNRLQLGQFVYIDRLVFDSPLPSVSGIRPLPGRHPFVGTPEPLVARISSSSRDFLIQPISDSDLNSDPLALYLSGKKEVVRAENTEPPMQKEARVLTRQPLAPRENLPASRFSSPATGKRSQSAGKKSNSVVTPAAERDPSPAGKVKRSASPVPSKCVVPSLVSAREENRRVAREPAIVVPSRYRNPSPTGRKQPSPNPRRASLSPGRRLSGVLKFSPAVGDSSGKKKMATVAAGITKVSEVLVGSAKGSGGRKIWDEQLGAGTVTPPTSEVEHREKGSSKNKVDPQAILRTQAAMSRRLSDVNGNKTNSSDSSTNEKSKRGSPERGVSREKCNFASLGITIHEKKWTDGSVSLDSVSSNLAKLGKEAMQRKALASAVAAEALEEANATECVVRNLSMFSDLCTVCQARNPLPTIDRFFTIYNDVLRTTAIAESVVKSHNPDTFEDSIPTEKSKSLALWVEAALATDLQIVSLLTGTGVDSPSTLPKSLSKRHSLSASKNHLKGSSPQSNLNGVWTRGSGMKDTVELGRNLLSEMQMWFLRFVEESLEAGFKVFGDCGADGKRALLPLDGGSIAVVLSHLKRVNAWLDRVVSKENDSLSDKIESLKRKIYGFVIQHVGTTFDNSSSPSSS from the exons ATGGCGTCCCTAACACCAGGGATACTCCTGAAGCTCCTTCAAGCAATGAACTCAAACACACGCGTCACCGGCGACCACCGCTCCGCCCTCTTACAAGTCATCGGAATCGTACCCGCCCTCGCCGCCGGCCAAGACCTCTGGTCCTCACGCGGCTTCTACATTCAGCTCTCCGACTCACTCAACTCCACCTACGTCATTCTCCCTGACCCTGACTCTGATCTTATCCTCTCTAACCGCCTCCAGCTCGGTCAGTTCGTCTACATCGACCGCCTTGTCTTTGATTCCCCTCTCCCCTCCGTCTCCGGAATCCGTCCCCTCCCCGGTCGCCACCCCTTCGTTGGAACCCCTGAGCCTCTCGTTGCTCGAATTTCCTCTTCTTCTCGTGATTTCCTCATCCAACCGATTTCTGATTCGGATCTTAATTCTGATCCGCTTGCGTTGTACCTATCGGGAAAGAAGGAAGTGGTTAGGGCAGAGAACACTGAACCCCCGATGCAGAAGGAGGCTAGGGTTTTGACGAGGCAGCCACTTGCACCGAGGGAGAATTTGCCGGCGAGTAGGTTCTCGTCGCCAGCGACGGGTAAGAGGTCGCAGAGTGCTGGAAAGAAGAGTAATTCGGTGGTTACACCGGCTGCGGAGAGGGATCCTTCGCCGGctgggaaggtgaagaggtccGCCTCTCCGGTGCCTTCGAAATGTGTGGTCCCGAGTTTGGTATCGGCGAGGGAGGAAAATCGGAGGGTGGCAAGGGAGCCGGCGATAGTGGTGCCATCAAGGTACCGGAATCCATCGCCGACGGGGAGGAAGCAGCCGTCGCCAAATCCGAGGAGGGCGTCCCTGTCTCCAGGGAGGAGGTTGTCCGGCGTATTGAAATTCTCCCCGGCAGTGGGGGATTCCTCCGGGAAGAAGAAGATGGCTACCGTGGCTGCTGGAATTACGAAGGTGTCAGAAGTACTTGTTGGATCTGCGAAGGGAAGTGGCGGGAGGAAGATTTGGGATGAACAACTTGGTGCTGGGACTGTAACACCACCTACTTCTGAGGTTGAACACAGAGAGAAGGGTTCGTCAAAAAATAAGGTTGACCCACAAGCAATTTTACGTACTCAG GCTGCAATGTCAAGGCGATTAAGCGATGTGAATGGTAATAAAACTAACAGCAGTGATTCTTCAACCAACGAGAAGAGTAAACGCGGTTCTCCTGAGCGTGGTGTGAGCAGAGAGAAGTGCAATTTTGCTTCTTTGGGCATCACCATTCATGAAAAGAAGTGGACAGATGGTAGTGTTTCATTGGATTCAGTGTCTTCAAACCTTGCTAAGCTCGGAAAG GAAGCTATGCAAAGAAAAGCTCTCGCTTCTGCAGTTGCTGCTGAAGCATTGGAGGAAGCCAATGCTACTGAATGTGTTGTAAGAAATCTAAG CATGTTTTCGGACCTCTGCACAGTTTGCCAGGCTAGGAATCCTTTGCCAACCATAGACAGATTCTTCACTATCTACAATGATGTCCTAAGAACAACTGCAATAGCTGAATCTGTTGTCAAAAGTCATAATCCTGACACATTTGAAGATAGCATTCCAACAGAGAAATCAAAGTCACTCGCTTTGTGGGTTGAAGCTGCTTTGGCCACTGATCTTCAGATAGTGTCCCTTCTTACTGGCACAGGCGTGGATTCCCCGTCGACACTGCCAAAAAGCTTGTCGAAACGGCACTCTCTCAGTGCATCCAAAAACCATCTAAAGGGCTCTTCACCACAATCCAATCTCAATGGTGTATGGACAAGAGGCAGTGGAATGAAGGATACGGTAGAGCTTGGAAGAAATTTGTTGTCTGAAATGCAAATGTGGTTTCTACGCTTTGTTGAGGAGTCCCTTGAAGCAGGGTTCAAAGTGTTTGGGGATTGTGGTGCTGATGGGAAGAGGGCGTTGTTGCCTCTTGATGGTGGCTCCATTGCTGTTGTGTTGTCACATTTGAAGCGTGTGAATGCATGGCTGGACCGTGTGGTTTCCAAAGAGAATGATTCATTGAGTGATAAGATTGAAAGTCTGAAGAGAAAGATTTATGGGTTTGTTATTCAGCATGTAGGAACAACTTTCGATAACTCGTCTTCTCCTTCTTCATCttga